From the genome of Nitrosomonas sp., one region includes:
- a CDS encoding fatty acid desaturase, with protein MISDFLNLISGVFDLPWWGYIVVTLVLTHLTIASITIYLHRHSAHRALELHPIPSHFFRFWLWLTSGMVTKEWTAVHRKHHAKCETPDDPHSPIVYGIKKVLSEGAELYRIETKNKETLERYGYGTPDDWVERNIYSKHSAKGIALMLIINVVLFGPIGLTIWAIQMMWTPLFAAGVINGIGHYWGYRNFQAEDASTNIVPWGILIGGEELHNNHHAYATSARLSNKWYEFDIGWLYIRLLEMMGLAKVKKVAPKLRLNKDKTQCDVDTLHAVISHRYEVLAKYSKSLKATFAEEIVHLKELIAHHDIDKTTLKRWLLADAKTLQEHERETLSQVLSNTKTLDTVYNMREELISIWQRSTASKDELVKQLEDWCKRAEESGIEVLRSFSQRLRCYA; from the coding sequence ATGATTTCAGATTTTCTTAATTTAATTTCAGGTGTCTTTGATTTGCCATGGTGGGGTTATATCGTGGTAACTCTGGTCCTGACACATCTTACGATTGCCAGTATTACGATTTACTTGCATCGTCACTCGGCGCATAGAGCGTTGGAGTTGCACCCTATTCCCAGTCATTTTTTCCGCTTCTGGTTATGGCTGACAAGTGGAATGGTAACCAAGGAATGGACGGCCGTTCATCGAAAACATCATGCCAAATGTGAAACGCCTGATGACCCGCATAGCCCTATAGTTTATGGTATCAAGAAAGTCCTGTCAGAGGGCGCGGAACTGTACCGGATTGAAACGAAAAATAAGGAAACGCTGGAGCGTTATGGTTATGGTACGCCGGACGATTGGGTAGAACGCAATATTTACTCTAAACATAGTGCAAAAGGCATTGCCTTAATGCTTATCATTAATGTTGTTTTGTTTGGCCCGATCGGTTTAACGATATGGGCGATACAAATGATGTGGACGCCTCTTTTTGCTGCGGGTGTAATCAATGGTATTGGACATTACTGGGGATATCGTAATTTTCAGGCTGAAGATGCCAGCACTAATATAGTGCCTTGGGGTATTTTGATCGGCGGTGAAGAATTACATAATAACCACCATGCCTATGCAACATCAGCGCGTTTGTCCAATAAATGGTATGAATTCGATATTGGCTGGCTCTATATTCGTCTTCTGGAAATGATGGGCCTGGCGAAAGTCAAAAAGGTTGCACCTAAGCTGCGCCTTAATAAAGATAAAACACAATGCGATGTGGATACCCTGCATGCAGTTATTTCGCATCGCTACGAAGTACTGGCCAAATATTCCAAGTCACTCAAGGCGACTTTTGCCGAAGAAATAGTGCATTTGAAAGAGTTGATTGCACATCACGATATTGATAAAACAACTTTGAAACGCTGGCTTTTGGCTGATGCCAAAACATTACAGGAACATGAACGTGAGACGTTGAGCCAGGTGCTGAGTAATACGAAGACTCTGGATACAGTATATAACATGCGTGAAGAGCTAATCTCGATCTGGCAGCGTTCAACCGCATCAAAGGATGAGCTTGTGAAGCAGTTGGAAGATTGGTGTAAGCGTGCCGAAGAAAGTGGCATTGAAGTACTGCGTTCGTTCTCTCAAAGATTGCGGTGTTATGCTTAA
- the rpmG gene encoding 50S ribosomal protein L33 has translation MRDKIKLESSAGTGHFYTTTKNKRANPEKLEISKFDPVARKHVKYKETKLK, from the coding sequence ATGCGCGATAAAATAAAACTTGAATCTTCGGCAGGTACAGGACACTTTTACACCACAACCAAAAACAAACGTGCAAATCCTGAGAAACTAGAAATCTCAAAGTTTGATCCGGTTGCACGCAAGCATGTCAAATATAAGGAAACAAAATTAAAATAA
- the radC gene encoding DNA repair protein RadC, whose product MAITDWPVAERPREKLLKIGAKNLSDTELLAIFLRTGTAGKSAVELARTLLTHFGSLTSLFSADQSSLCNFPGIGVAKYTQLQAVLEMSRRTLEEKLEQGNAMNTPQLVREFLRLSLTNKLHEVFIAIFLDAKNHMISTEELFSGTLTQASVYPREVVKRALHHNAAAIIFAHNHPSGVAEPSQADKDLTDTLKKSLDLIDIKVLDHFVVGKNKIISFAEQNLI is encoded by the coding sequence ATGGCAATCACAGATTGGCCAGTCGCCGAACGCCCTCGCGAAAAGCTTTTGAAAATAGGCGCAAAGAACTTGTCTGATACGGAATTACTCGCTATTTTCCTGCGTACAGGCACCGCCGGCAAAAGTGCCGTTGAACTGGCCAGAACTCTACTCACTCATTTTGGCAGCCTTACCAGCCTTTTTTCTGCAGACCAGTCATCATTATGCAATTTCCCGGGTATCGGCGTTGCCAAATATACACAATTACAAGCAGTTCTTGAAATGTCACGGCGCACCCTGGAAGAAAAACTGGAGCAAGGAAACGCCATGAATACACCACAACTTGTCCGCGAATTCCTACGACTAAGCCTTACGAACAAACTGCATGAGGTCTTCATCGCAATCTTCCTGGATGCAAAAAATCATATGATTTCGACCGAAGAACTTTTTAGCGGAACTCTAACACAAGCAAGTGTTTATCCACGCGAAGTCGTCAAACGCGCATTACACCACAATGCCGCAGCAATCATTTTTGCACACAACCACCCTTCTGGTGTTGCAGAACCCAGTCAGGCCGACAAAGATCTTACAGACACCCTAAAAAAATCACTTGACTTAATAGACATAAAAGTTCTTGATCATTTCGTTGTCGGCAAAAACAAAATCATATCTTTTGCCGAGCAAAATCTAATTTAA
- the rpmB gene encoding 50S ribosomal protein L28 — MARVCEVTGKKPLTGNNVSHANNKTKRRFLPNLQRRKFWLESENRWISLRLSNAALRTIDKKGIDVVVAEMRSQGKNI, encoded by the coding sequence ATGGCACGCGTATGTGAAGTAACGGGGAAAAAACCGTTGACTGGAAATAATGTGTCTCATGCTAACAACAAGACCAAAAGGCGTTTTTTACCAAACCTGCAGCGTCGTAAATTTTGGCTGGAAAGTGAAAACCGCTGGATCAGCTTACGCCTATCCAATGCAGCTTTGCGCACAATCGATAAAAAAGGAATTGATGTGGTTGTTGCTGAAATGCGTTCGCAAGGCAAAAACATTTAG
- a CDS encoding pseudouridine synthase, producing MARLILFNKPYGVICQFTQGSGHVSLKNFISLPQFYPAGRLDVDSEGLVLLTDDGHLQNKISHPKYKLPKIYWVQVEGIPTPGALGQLCQGVTIKNYVTQQAEARLIDEPENLWPRTPSVRYRKNIPTAWLELVIKEGKNRQVRRMTAAVGYPTLRLIRYSVGHYTLGSLACGDWRLLNVR from the coding sequence GTGGCGCGGCTAATACTATTTAATAAACCTTATGGAGTTATTTGCCAGTTTACTCAAGGATCGGGGCATGTATCGCTGAAGAATTTTATTTCATTGCCACAATTTTATCCGGCAGGCCGGCTCGATGTCGATAGCGAAGGATTGGTGCTATTAACGGATGATGGCCATTTGCAAAATAAAATAAGCCATCCCAAATATAAATTACCCAAAATCTATTGGGTTCAAGTTGAGGGTATTCCGACGCCTGGAGCACTGGGGCAGTTGTGTCAAGGAGTCACGATTAAAAATTATGTGACACAACAGGCTGAAGCCAGATTGATCGACGAGCCTGAGAATCTCTGGCCAAGAACACCCTCCGTGCGTTACCGCAAAAATATTCCTACAGCATGGCTGGAACTGGTGATCAAGGAGGGTAAAAATCGTCAGGTGCGGCGCATGACTGCTGCAGTAGGGTATCCTACATTAAGATTAATTCGATATTCAGTTGGACACTATACCTTGGGAAGTCTTGCCTGTGGTGATTGGCGACTGTTAAATGTAAGATAA